The region ATGCCGTGTTTTTTCGCCGCGCTGTACGCCTCCGGAAACGACTGAACAACGGCATGATCAGTGACGGCGATCGCCGGATGCCCCCATTTTTTCGCTTGCTCAATGAGTTTTGTCACCGAGGTGACCGCGTCCATTTGGCTCATCGGGGTATGCAAATGGAGCTCGACCCTCTTTTCCCCTTCCGGCGCCGTATCTTGCCGTTCGTTTGCGGCGATTTCGTTCAAATCGTTGGCGATGATGACCAAATCACGGACGAACGTATCGTTTTGCACGCTGCCGCGCACTTTCACCCACATGCCTTTTTTGACGCCGCTCATGAGCTCGGCGTCCTCTTTGTCACGCGAGAACATTTTGACTAAAATCGAGTTCGTGTAATCTGTGATTTTCATGGTCAACAGCGTGCGGCCGCTTTTTAATTCGCTTACTTCGGCGTCAAATACATAGCCTTGCACCACGACGCGCCGCTCTTCTTCGACGATCGTCTCAAGCCGCCGCACCGGCTCCTCGTCGCGGATCGGATAGCCGATGACAAGCGGACCGGACGGAGGCGCAGACGCGGCCTTTTCTTCTTCCCTCGCTAAATCGGTCAGCACAGCAAGCGCTCGCTCTTCGTCCTCTTGCTGTTTTTGCGCCAAAAACTGTTCCATTTCCTGCTTGGACGGCTCGACGCTGACGTCAAGCTGAAGGGGGGGAAACCCAAACGAAGCGTACACATCAGCGATTTTTTTGGAGAACCGCCGTTTGATCGCCAGCGCTTCCGCTTCATGGCGGGCAACGACAAGCAGCTTGTTTCCTTTCAGCTCCGGCGTCTGCCGGCTGAGCCAATCGACAAGCGGCGACATGCCTTCTTGCAGCTCGGCAAGGCAAAGCGGCCAATACGCCTGCACATCCGCCTCAGTTACGCGCGGCGCTTCGACTTCCATCGTATGGCGGACGGCGGCGACATGGCGGAACGCCGTCTGCAGCCGATCGGCAAACGTTTTGTATACATGAACCGGCAGCACGTTGTCGAACTGAAAATAAAAATGCCAGCTTTTCTCCTCTTTATCGATCACGACTTTGCGAATGGCCGCCTCACGAAAATGCGGCATCCATTCGTCCGACGTCATCTTCAGCTGCTCAAGCAGGATAAGAAACCGCTCTTTTTGTTCTTTTGTCACCATGACGTTCGTTTGTTCCCCTCTCAACATCATTCTCTTTTCTATATCATACCATAACAAAAGCGCTGGCGAAAAAGACAGAATTCTTTTTCGCCAGCGCCGGCACTCATGATTGAAGGAGACGGCGTGCAGTGTCGACAAGCTCGCTGACCGGCACATCGAACGTCTCGCCTGTTTTCCTCACTTTTACTTCCACAACGCCTTCGCCCGCTCGCTTGCCGACGGTGACGCGGAGCGGAATGCCGATCAAATCGCTGTCGGCAAACTTCACCCCAGCCCGTTCGGGGCGGTCGTCATACAACACTTCAAACCCAGCCTGTCCGAGCTTTTCATACCACTCTTCCGCCAACGCACGCTGTTCATCGCTTTTTGCGTTCGCTGTAAGCAAATGGATGTGAAACGGGGCGACCGAAGCCGGCCACACAAGCCCGTGTTCGTCGGCAAACTGTTCGGCGATTGCGGCCACCAATCTTGATACGCCGATGCCGTAGCAACCCATGATCATCGTCTGCGTTTGACCGTTTTCATCCAAATAGACGGCGTTCATCGCTTCGCTGTATTTCGTGCCAAGCTTAAACACGTGCCCGACTTCAATGCCGCGGGCGAAGCGGATCGTTCCTTTGCCGTCCGGAGACGGGTCGCCCTCTTGGACAAAGCGCAAATCCGCATACTGGCTGACGGCAAAATCGCGGCCCGGGTTCACGCCGATGTAATGATAGCCTTCCTCGTTTGCGCCGCAAACGCCGTTGACGATGGCGGCGACAGCATGGTCCGCGATCACTATGACGTCTTCGCTGACGCCGATCGGGCCGAGCGAGCCGATTGGAGCGTTCATCACCCGCTCCGTTTCTTCCGGCGTCGCCAATTCGACGACCGTCGCGTCGAGCACGTTTTTCACCTTTACCTCGTTCGCTTCATGATCGCCGCGGACGAGAACGAGCACATAGCGGCCGTTCACATTGAACAAAAGCGATTTGATGCAGCGCTCCGGCGATATTTGTAAGTGCGAAGCGACTTCAGCGATCGTTTTTTGCCCCGGCGTTGCCACTTTTTTTAATTCGGCTGGCGGCTCATCGCTTTTTTCGTACGTCGCCACGACCGGCGCCATCTCAATGTTGGCGGCGTAGTCCGACGCGTCCGAATAGGCGATCGTATCTTCGCCGATGTCTGAGAGCACCATAAACTCATGCGTATCTTTGCCGCCGATCGCTCCCGAGTCAGCGATGACGGCGCGGAAGTTTAATCCGCAGCGGCGGAAAATGTTCGAATAGGCGTTGTACATGTCGTTGTACGTTTCATCCAAGCTCTCTTTTGACGTATGGAACGAGTAGGCGTCTTTCATCATGAACTCGCGGCCGCGCAACAGCCCAAAACGCGGACGCTTTTCATCGCGGAATTTCGTTTGGATTTGATACAAGACAAGCGGCAGCCGCTTGTACGTTTTCACCTCGTCGCGGACGATCGCCGTGATCATTTCCTCATGCGTCGGCCCGAGGGCGAAATCGCGCTCGTGCCGGTCTTTTAAGCGCATCAGCTCCGGCCCGTACGAGTACCAGCGGCCGGACTGCTGCCAAAGCTCAGCCGGCTGCAAGGCCGGCATGAAGAGCTCCATCGCTCCAATCCGGTTCATTTCCTCGCGAATGATAGCTTCCACTTTTTGCAAAACACGTTGCCCAAGCGGCAAAAACGTATAGACGCCGCTTGCGCTTTGACGAATGAAGCCGGCCCGCAGCAGAAGCTGATGGCTTTTCACTTCCGCATCCGCCGGCACTTCACGCAACGTCGGAATAAATGCTTGACTTTGTCTCATCCATTAGCCACCTCGTTTTCTCTCTATAGGAAAAATTTTTGAATGTCATTCCATGTCACCACAAGCATCAGCAACATCAGCAGGGCGAAGCCGATAAAATGGACCATTCCTTCTTTTTGCCGGTCGACCGGCTTGCCGCGCACCGCTTCAATGGCGAAAAAGAGGAGCCGCCCGCCGTCTAGCGCCGGCAATGGCAACAAGTTGACAATCCCCAGGTTGATGCTTAAAATCGCGCCCCATTTCATCAAGTAGTAGATCCCAGACTCAGCAACTTTCCCGGTCGATACGGCGATGCCGACCGGTCCGGACAGCATGTCGAGATGAAAATGGCCGGTGATCAGTTGGCCGATCCCTGTTACAATTTCCCGCGTCCAGTAGTACGTCTCAATCAGCCCTTGCTTGATCGAGCCTAACACCGATTTTTCCATCGGCTGATAGACGCCGATCAAGCCGATCGTCTCCCCTTGCACCGTTTTCGCCTCCGGAGTGACCGTCACACTCCGTTCTTTCCCATTCCGCTCAATTTGAAACTGAAGCGGTTCTCCCGGATGGGCGCGAATCGTGTTGACGATTTCCGTCCACGTTTCCATCCGTTCGCCGTTAATGGCGATCACTTCATCCCCTTGCTTCAAGCCGGCGGCGCGCGCCGCTCCTTCCGGCGTCAGCTCGCCGATCACCGGCTTGTCGACCGGATAGCCTTGCAAAAGACCGATGATGATAAAGACAACGAGCGACAAGAGAAAGTTGGCGAGCGGTCCGGCCAAAATCGTCATCGTTCGCTGCCCGAGCGTTTTTGCCGCAAATTGGCGATGGTACGGAGCAATTTGAATCTCTTGGCGGTCGACGACGAAAAACGCCGGCTCCTTGACCGTAAACCGCTCGAACCGCTCGCCGTCCGTATAGCCGGTCACATACATGCCATGCTCTAAATCGGCCTCTTCCACTTCCACTACGCGGATATTTGGATAATCGTCCTTATGGTTGAGGACGATTTTTTCCACTTGGCCGTTCTCATCAAGCAAAAGGCCGACGACTTGCCCCCGCTTCAATTCAATCGTCTCCGGGTCTTCACCGGCCATGCGGACAAAGCCGCCAAGCGGGAGCAGGCGGATCGTGTACACCGTTTCGTTTTTCTTGAACGAAAACACTTTCGGCCCGAAGCCGATGGCAAATTCGCGGCACAAAATGCCGGCCCGTTTTGCCAGCAGCAAGTGGCCGAGCTCATGAAAAAAGACGAGGGCACCAAAGACGACGATAAATGAAATAATCGATTCCAACGTTTCAACCACCTTTATGATAGTAGTGAGCGGACGTAGGCGCGCGCGTCCGCATCGATTTCACGAATGTCCTCAAGCTGCGGATCGCTCACTGGCCGATGGCGCTCGAGCGCGCGTTCAATCCACTCCTCGATGGCCAAAAACGGAATGCGCCCGGCTAAAAACGCCGCCACCGCCTCCTCATTGGCCGCATTCAACACCGTCGGCAGCGAGCCGCCGCGCTTGCCAGCCTCATAGGCGAGACGCAAACAGCGATAGCGGTCGAAATCAACCGGGGCGAAATGGAGCGCCCCAAGCGAGATGAAATCAAGCGGCTTGGCGGATGGGAGCGGCAACCGCTTTGGATACGCAAGCGCATATTGGATCGGAACGCGCATATCCGGGGTTCCAAGCTGCGCCAATACACTTGTGTCACGGAACTGAACGAGCGAATGGATGATGCTTTCTCGATGCAAAACAACCTCAATCCGCTCATACGGCAGCCCGAACAGCCAATGAGCCTCAATGACCTCAAATCCTTTATTCATCATGGTCGCCGAATCAATCGTAATTTTTGCCCCCATCGACCAGTTCGGATGGCGGAGCGCCTCTTCGACCGTCACATCAGCGAGCTCTCCTCGCGTCTTGTCGCGGAAGCTGCCGCCGGATGCGGTTAAAATCAGTTTTTCGACGTGCTCCAACTTTTCCCCTTGCAAACATTGAAAAATAGCCGAGTGTTCGCTGTCCACCGGCAACAGCGGCACGCCGCGCCGCTTGGCTGCGGCCATGACGAGATGTCCGGCGACAACGAGCGTCTCTTTGTTGGCGAGGGCGATCGCTTTTCCCGCTTCAATCGCCTTCATCGTCGGCACAAGGCCGACGCTGCCGACGACAGCGGTGACGACAACATCGGCTTGTGGGCAAACGGCTGCTTCAATCAATCCTTCCTCTCCGTACACGATCGTCGTCCGCCCGCGGTACTCGCGATAAAGAACTTCATACGCATCACGGTCAGCGACGGCGACAAGACTTGGGGAAAATTCAGCGATCAGCCGCCTCGCCGCCTCGATATTTTTCCCGACCGATGCGGCGGCCAAGCGGAATTCGTCCGGATGGGCGCGGATGACATCGAGCGCCTGCGTGCCGATCGATCCGCTCGCCCCTAATATACTAATATATTTCAATCGTTTCACTCCCCACCCACTTATCGTGCGATTGCAAGCAATATGTACAATAGCGGCAGCACGAACAGCAAGCTGTCAAACCGGTCTAAAATGCCGCCATGTCCCGGCAAAATCCCCCCGGAATCTTTCACGCCGTAATGGCGCTTAAATGCCGATTCGATCAAATCGCCGAGCTGACCGAACGCCGACAGCAGCAACGCGACGCCAAGCGCGGCTGCCAAACTGCCAAACGGCGCCGCCGCCCACTCGTAAATCTCGGCGACAACAGCCGCGGAAGCGATGCCGCCGATGGCGCCTTCCACCGTTTTTTTGGGGCTGATCTCCGGCCATAGCTTGCGCCGGCCAAACGCGCGGCCAAAGAAATACGCCCCAATGTCAGTCGCCCAAATGACAAACAAGGCATAAACGAAGTACACGAACCCAACCAAACGAACAGCGCCGAAACAGAAAAACCCTACGCCGACATAGACGACCGCCAAAACGACAAACGCCGCCTCATCGAACGAGAGCGCATTTTTCGTCACGACCGTACCGACAAGCAACAAAAAAGCCAAAGCGGCGATCACGCCAAACTTGACGGCCCCGGACACCACCCACTCGCCGCCGTAACGGGCGGGAACGAGCAGCAGCCAAAGGGCGATCAATCCAGCCGTTCCGGCAAACGACCCAAGACGCATCCCCTTCATACGCAGCAACTCAAACAGCCCGATCGTGGCCAATATATATGTTACTATTATAAACGGAAATCCGCCAAAAATAACAATCGGCAAAAAGAGCGCCGCCGCTATGACTCCGGTGATGATTCGCTGCTTCATCGCGCTGACACTCCTCCAAATCGGCGGTCGCGCCGCTGGTAAGCGGCAATCGCCTCTAAGAAATGTTGCTCCGTAAAATCCGGCCATAAGACATCCGTAAACCAAAGTTCCGTATACGCCAACTGCCAAAGCATGAAATTGCTCAAGCGAATCTCCCCGCTCGTACGGATGAGCAAGTCAGGGTCAGCGAGCCCGCTCGTCATCAAGTACGAGGAAATGAGCGGCTCGGTGATGTCTTCCGGCGCGAGCATCCCGCGTTCAACGTCTTTGGCGATCTGCTTTACGGCGGCAGTGATTTCCGCCCGGCTTCCATAATTAAGGGCAAAGTTTAACACAAGGCCGGTGTTGCCGCTTGTTTCCTTCACGGCTTTCTCGACCGCCCGGCGCGTATGATCAGGCAGCGCCTCCGCATGACCGATCACTTGGACTTTGACATTTTCGGCGACGAGCTCGGGAAGAAACGTCGTCAAAAACTGTTCCGGCAGCTTCATCAAATAATCGACTTCACTTTTCGGACGTTTCCAGTTTTCTGTCGAAAACGCGTAAAGCGACAAAATCTGAATCCCCAGCTCATTCGCAAAACGAGTGATTTTGCGCACAACCTGCATGCCTTCGTAATGGCCGGCCGCCCTCGGCAGCGCCCGCTTTTTCGCCCATCTCCCGTTTCCGTCCATAATGATGGCGACGTGGTTCGGCACCGGATGCCTGAGCACCTCTTCTTTCGTCACCGGGACGTCTTTCTCTTTTGTTTTTCGCATTTTATTGAACATACGAGTCCTCCGGGATCGTGTTTTGCCTTTCCATTATAGCAAAAAAACCCTCCATCAACATAGAGGGTTTGCATCGTTTTGCCTATACTTCCATCACTTCTTTTTCTTTTTCTTTTGAGATGGCGTCAATTTTGGCGATGTGGTCATCGGTCAGCTTTTGCACTTCGTCCGTGTAGCTGCGGAGCTCATCTTCCGTAATCTCTCCGTTTTTCTCGAGCTTTTTCAATTCATCGTTCGCATCGCGGCGGATGTTGCGCACCGCGACTTTCGCGTCTTCTGAATACTTTTTGACAAGCTTCGCCAGCTCGCGGCGCCGTTCCTCGGTGAGCGGCGGAATGACAAGACGAATGACGGATCCGTCATTCGATGGCGTCAGCCCTAAATCCGATGCTAAAATCGCTTTTTCCATTTCTTTAATGGCCGATTTGTCGTACGGCTGAATGACAAGCAGCCGCGCTTCCGGCACGCTGATGGAGGCCAGTTGGTTGATTGGCGTCGGCACGCCGTAATAGTCAACGGTTACTTTCTCAAGCAGCCCTGCGTTCGCCCGCCCGGCGCGAATGCTTGCCAGCTCGCGGGTGAACGCTTGCACCGCTTTATCCATCTTTTCTTTCGCCTGTTGGATCACTTGCTTTGCCATCGTTATTTCCCCCTTACGATCGTTCCGATGTTTTCACCTAACACAGCGCGTTTAATATTGCCTTCTTCCATAATCGAGAAGACGATGAGCGGAATGTTGTTGTCCATGCAAAGCGAGGAAGCAGTCGAATCCATGACGCCGAGCCCTTGCTTGATGACGTCCAAGTACGACAGCTCATCGTATTTGACCGCATTGGCGTCGACGTTCGGGTCGGCGCTGTAGACGCCATCGACGTTGTTTTTCGCCATTAAAATGACGTCCGCCTCGATTTCCGCCGCCCTGAGCGCCGCGGTCGTATCGGTCGAAAAGTACGGGTTGCCTGTGCCGGCGGCGAAAATGACAACTCGTTTTTTCTCAAGATGGCGAATCGCCCGGCGGCGAATGTACGGTTCGGCCACTTGCCGCATTTCAATCGATGTTTGCACCCGCGTTTCCACACCGAGCTGCTCAAGGCTGTCCTGCAAGGCGAGGGCGTTCATCACCGTCGCCAACATGCCCATGTAATCAGCCGTCGCCCGGTCCATGCCCATTTCGCTTCCCGTTTTTCCACGCCAAATGTTGCCGCCGCCGACGACGATGGCGACCTCGACGCCCAGTTCAACAACTTCTTTCACTTGTTTGGCGATCGACTGAATGACCGCCGGTTGAATGCCAAACCCTTGCTTTCCGGCGAGCGCTTCCCCGCTCAACTTTAACACGACGCGTTTGTATTTTGGCTGTTCCATGTCAAACCTCCATGATGCGAGTCGCTTTGAAAAACAGGGAACACGCGCGTGTTCCCTGTTGCGGTCCGTCATTGCTTTCTGACTTGGCTCATGACTTCTTCGGCGAAATTGTCTTGGCGTTTTTCGAGCCCTTCGCCGACTTCATAACGGATGAACTGCTTGACTGTTGCTCCGTTCGATTCGACGTATTGGCGCACCGTCACATCCGGGTTTTTCACGAACGCTTGCTCGAGCAGGCAGACGTCTTCGTAAAACTTGTTCAGCCGGCCTTCGACCATTTTTTCAACGATTTTCTCCGGCTTGCCTTCGTTCAATGCCTGTTGTTTCAATACTTCACGCTCATGCGCAATCTCTTCCTGCGGCACGTCGTCGCGCGAGACGTATTTCGGATGAAGTGCGGCAATGTGCATGGCGACATCTTTGGCGACGTCTTCGCTCGCATTGCCGGCTAATAACGTTAATACGCCGATGCGCCCGCCCATGTGCAAGTACGCACCGAACGTTTCGCCGTCCGCTTTATTGACGACGGCAAAGCGGCGAAGCGTAATTTTTTCACCAATTTTGGCAATCGCTTCGTTGATGTAGTCTTGGACGGTCGAGCCGTTGTCCATCGTTTGACCAAGCGCTTCATCAAGCGAAGCCGGCTTTTGTTTCAGCAAGTGGGCGGCCAGCTCTTTGACAAGCGTTTGAAATGCTTCGTTTTTCGCAACGAAGTCCGTTTCCGAGTTCACTTCCAAAATGACGGCGGTATTGCCTTCCACCGCGATGTACGCCATCCCTTCGGCCGCGATGCGGTCCGCTTTTTTCGCCGCTTTGGCAATTCCTTTTTCGCGCAGCCAGTCAATCGCTTTCTCCATGTCACCGTTTGTTTCGGTGAGCGCCTTTTTGCAGTCCATCATGCCTGCGCCTGTTTTTTCGCGCAGTTCTTTCACCATTTGTGCTGTAATCGCCATAAAAAAATCCTCCTTCTCATTGTCCGGTATATGTATCGGCGCCGGCAACGGCTTCCCGTTTTACCCTTATTCGTTAGTATAGCCAAAAGTTGCTCATTTCTGTCTCAAAAAAAGGTGATAAAAGGCTTTCCCCTCTTATCACCTTTCTTGTGCATCGTTACTCTGCCGCGACGGCCGCTTCTTCGCCTTGTTTCGCCTCAAGCACGGCGTCGGCGATTTTCGAAGTCAACAGCTTAACAGCGCGGATGGCGTCGTCGTTGGCCGGAATGACATAGTCAATTTCATCCGGATCGCAGTTCGTGTCGACGATGCCGATGATCGGGATGTTCAGCTTGCGCGCTTCCGCCACCGCGATCCGCTCTTTGCGCGGGTCGATGACAAACAACGCATCCGGCAGCTCTTTCATGTCTTTGATGCCGCCCAAAAACTTCTCAAGACGCTCTTTTTCTTTTTTCAAGCGAATGACTTCTTTTTTCGGCAGAACGTCAAACGTTCCATCTTCTTCCATTTTTTCAATTTCACGCAGCCGTTTGATCCGCTTTTGGATCGTAGCGAAGTTCGTCAGCGTGCCGCCGAGCCAGCGTTGGTTGACATAAAACATGCCGCAGCGTTCCGCTTCTTCCTTCACCGACTCTTGCGCTTGTTTTTTCGTGCCGACGAACAAAATTTTGCCGCCATTCGCCGCCAATTCGCGGACGAAATTGTATGCTTCCTCGACTTTCTTCACCGTTTTTTGCAAGTCGATGATATAGATGCCGTTGCGCTCCGTGAAAATGTATTTTTTCATCTTCGGATTCCAACGGCGCGTCTGGTGTCCAAAGTGGACGCCAGCTTCAAGCAGTTGTTTCATCGAAATAACCGACATGTATGCTCCTCCTGTTTCCTTAGTGGTTTTTGGTCCTCCGCCTGCCTCATCTTTCAGCAAGACTGGAGTTGCCAGCACCGTTGCTGAAATCATCAGGCGTGTGTATTCACACCATGAAAAAATATATCACAACTGCAAGCGGCAAATCAAGCTGTTATTCGCCTATTGATTCGTTTTTTGCGCAAATTTGAGCCATAGCTCGACTTCCGTTTTCCCTTTGCCGAGCTGTTTGGCAATTTCCTCGACCGCCGCCCCTTCCGCATATAGGCGGCGGGCAAGCTCACTCGAGTCGGCTGGTCGGGCGAGTGAAAGTTCGAGCACATCCTTGACCGTTCCGATGTCTGGGAAATAGCCCAGCGTTGCGCTGGAGCGGCTTGTTTCTGTGCGTTTTTCGGTTTCTCCCTGCTCCGCCGGCTCGTTTTCCCCCTTCTTTGCTTCCGCTGTTCGCTTTTCGAACCCCGCTCCGATTTCACCGCCTCCTGCCCCCGGCATAGACGCCGTCTCTTTCCCGCTCGCGCCCCGTTGCACACTGGGCGCACCGTTCGTTTCCAGTGCAGAAACGAATGGAGCCGCTCCGCTGCCAAGCAACGAGTCAAGCTCAGCCAAAAATCGCTCGTTTTCTTCCTTCCAGGCAGCGAGATAAGCGGTCAAGGCTTCCTCTAGCTCCTCGGCCCGCCTCTCCGCCTCGCCAAGCCGCGACAGGCGAAGGAAAAGCACAATGATCAACCAAAACGACAAGGCGTGCAGCAGCAAACTGATCGTTAGCCAAAATGCCATCATGATGTTCACTATCCTTGAATGTCGATCGTTTTTCCTTTATAAGGGTGTCCTCCAAAACGGGACGCCTCCTGCTCAAGACGGGCGCTCGTTCGTTTATCCGTCACCCGACGGCGCGCACGCTCCGCCCGCTTTTCACCG is a window of Geobacillus kaustophilus DNA encoding:
- the pyrH gene encoding UMP kinase; the encoded protein is MEQPKYKRVVLKLSGEALAGKQGFGIQPAVIQSIAKQVKEVVELGVEVAIVVGGGNIWRGKTGSEMGMDRATADYMGMLATVMNALALQDSLEQLGVETRVQTSIEMRQVAEPYIRRRAIRHLEKKRVVIFAAGTGNPYFSTDTTAALRAAEIEADVILMAKNNVDGVYSADPNVDANAVKYDELSYLDVIKQGLGVMDSTASSLCMDNNIPLIVFSIMEEGNIKRAVLGENIGTIVRGK
- the frr gene encoding ribosome recycling factor, whose protein sequence is MAKQVIQQAKEKMDKAVQAFTRELASIRAGRANAGLLEKVTVDYYGVPTPINQLASISVPEARLLVIQPYDKSAIKEMEKAILASDLGLTPSNDGSVIRLVIPPLTEERRRELAKLVKKYSEDAKVAVRNIRRDANDELKKLEKNGEITEDELRSYTDEVQKLTDDHIAKIDAISKEKEKEVMEV
- the rseP gene encoding RIP metalloprotease RseP is translated as MVETLESIISFIVVFGALVFFHELGHLLLAKRAGILCREFAIGFGPKVFSFKKNETVYTIRLLPLGGFVRMAGEDPETIELKRGQVVGLLLDENGQVEKIVLNHKDDYPNIRVVEVEEADLEHGMYVTGYTDGERFERFTVKEPAFFVVDRQEIQIAPYHRQFAAKTLGQRTMTILAGPLANFLLSLVVFIIIGLLQGYPVDKPVIGELTPEGAARAAGLKQGDEVIAINGERMETWTEIVNTIRAHPGEPLQFQIERNGKERSVTVTPEAKTVQGETIGLIGVYQPMEKSVLGSIKQGLIETYYWTREIVTGIGQLITGHFHLDMLSGPVGIAVSTGKVAESGIYYLMKWGAILSINLGIVNLLPLPALDGGRLLFFAIEAVRGKPVDRQKEGMVHFIGFALLMLLMLVVTWNDIQKFFL
- the tsf gene encoding translation elongation factor Ts gives rise to the protein MAITAQMVKELREKTGAGMMDCKKALTETNGDMEKAIDWLREKGIAKAAKKADRIAAEGMAYIAVEGNTAVILEVNSETDFVAKNEAFQTLVKELAAHLLKQKPASLDEALGQTMDNGSTVQDYINEAIAKIGEKITLRRFAVVNKADGETFGAYLHMGGRIGVLTLLAGNASEDVAKDVAMHIAALHPKYVSRDDVPQEEIAHEREVLKQQALNEGKPEKIVEKMVEGRLNKFYEDVCLLEQAFVKNPDVTVRQYVESNGATVKQFIRYEVGEGLEKRQDNFAEEVMSQVRKQ
- a CDS encoding isoprenyl transferase; amino-acid sequence: MFNKMRKTKEKDVPVTKEEVLRHPVPNHVAIIMDGNGRWAKKRALPRAAGHYEGMQVVRKITRFANELGIQILSLYAFSTENWKRPKSEVDYLMKLPEQFLTTFLPELVAENVKVQVIGHAEALPDHTRRAVEKAVKETSGNTGLVLNFALNYGSRAEITAAVKQIAKDVERGMLAPEDITEPLISSYLMTSGLADPDLLIRTSGEIRLSNFMLWQLAYTELWFTDVLWPDFTEQHFLEAIAAYQRRDRRFGGVSAR
- a CDS encoding phosphatidate cytidylyltransferase is translated as MKQRIITGVIAAALFLPIVIFGGFPFIIVTYILATIGLFELLRMKGMRLGSFAGTAGLIALWLLLVPARYGGEWVVSGAVKFGVIAALAFLLLVGTVVTKNALSFDEAAFVVLAVVYVGVGFFCFGAVRLVGFVYFVYALFVIWATDIGAYFFGRAFGRRKLWPEISPKKTVEGAIGGIASAAVVAEIYEWAAAPFGSLAAALGVALLLSAFGQLGDLIESAFKRHYGVKDSGGILPGHGGILDRFDSLLFVLPLLYILLAIAR
- a CDS encoding proline--tRNA ligase, which codes for MRQSQAFIPTLREVPADAEVKSHQLLLRAGFIRQSASGVYTFLPLGQRVLQKVEAIIREEMNRIGAMELFMPALQPAELWQQSGRWYSYGPELMRLKDRHERDFALGPTHEEMITAIVRDEVKTYKRLPLVLYQIQTKFRDEKRPRFGLLRGREFMMKDAYSFHTSKESLDETYNDMYNAYSNIFRRCGLNFRAVIADSGAIGGKDTHEFMVLSDIGEDTIAYSDASDYAANIEMAPVVATYEKSDEPPAELKKVATPGQKTIAEVASHLQISPERCIKSLLFNVNGRYVLVLVRGDHEANEVKVKNVLDATVVELATPEETERVMNAPIGSLGPIGVSEDVIVIADHAVAAIVNGVCGANEEGYHYIGVNPGRDFAVSQYADLRFVQEGDPSPDGKGTIRFARGIEVGHVFKLGTKYSEAMNAVYLDENGQTQTMIMGCYGIGVSRLVAAIAEQFADEHGLVWPASVAPFHIHLLTANAKSDEQRALAEEWYEKLGQAGFEVLYDDRPERAGVKFADSDLIGIPLRVTVGKRAGEGVVEVKVRKTGETFDVPVSELVDTARRLLQS
- the dxr gene encoding 1-deoxy-D-xylulose-5-phosphate reductoisomerase; this translates as MKYISILGASGSIGTQALDVIRAHPDEFRLAAASVGKNIEAARRLIAEFSPSLVAVADRDAYEVLYREYRGRTTIVYGEEGLIEAAVCPQADVVVTAVVGSVGLVPTMKAIEAGKAIALANKETLVVAGHLVMAAAKRRGVPLLPVDSEHSAIFQCLQGEKLEHVEKLILTASGGSFRDKTRGELADVTVEEALRHPNWSMGAKITIDSATMMNKGFEVIEAHWLFGLPYERIEVVLHRESIIHSLVQFRDTSVLAQLGTPDMRVPIQYALAYPKRLPLPSAKPLDFISLGALHFAPVDFDRYRCLRLAYEAGKRGGSLPTVLNAANEEAVAAFLAGRIPFLAIEEWIERALERHRPVSDPQLEDIREIDADARAYVRSLLS
- the rpsB gene encoding 30S ribosomal protein S2; translated protein: MSVISMKQLLEAGVHFGHQTRRWNPKMKKYIFTERNGIYIIDLQKTVKKVEEAYNFVRELAANGGKILFVGTKKQAQESVKEEAERCGMFYVNQRWLGGTLTNFATIQKRIKRLREIEKMEEDGTFDVLPKKEVIRLKKEKERLEKFLGGIKDMKELPDALFVIDPRKERIAVAEARKLNIPIIGIVDTNCDPDEIDYVIPANDDAIRAVKLLTSKIADAVLEAKQGEEAAVAAE